CAATGTTCACCACCTTAATGAGTTGATGAAAGACTGTAAAGTCACTCCTGTTGTCAATCAAGTAGAATGTCACGTGAAATATCAGAATCAATTCCTTAACGAATTCTGTAACTCACACAACATTACACTACAAGCATATGCTCCAATGATGAGTTGGAAAGTCGGTGAACTTGCCAACATAGATGTTGTGAGCAAATTGGCTGAAAAGTATGGAAAAACACCAACTCAGATTGCATTGCGTTGGTTGATCCAAAGAGATATTATCGTGCTTCCAAAATCAGTAACTCCTTCAAGAATTGAAGAGAACATTCAAGTTTTCGATTTTGAATTGAGTGATGAAGATATGGCCGAACTACGTTGGGTAAATGATGGGACAAGATTGTTCATCGAGCCTGATAATATGGATTACGGCTTTTACAAATAGAAAAGATACTTTTCCCCATTTGGGCAAACTGTAATTTTACGGTTTGCCTTTTTTATTGCTTTCCTTTTTACCAATTACCATTTCCACACTTCACTTTATCTAATATTAGATAAAACACGTTCAATTTAAGCCTTTTTAGTCCTAAAAAAACGGAGTTAAACGTCTATTTGGTGCGGATTCATTATTCGAACGCATTCCTCAAACCGATCCACTACTTTCGTATTGTCTTCTGAATAGGCGTACTCAGAAGACAATGATATACGTTTATTTGCTTGTTATTTTTTTAGCGAAAAAATTTTTCTAGTGGGTCATTTTTTATGAGACCCACTTTTTTTATTTCTCTTTATCAGATAGCCATTTCCCATAGTTTTAAACCACAGTCTTCTTAAGCTCTACTCTCCAAAGCTTCATTTATCTTAATTGATCATTCTAAAGTAGTAGGACATATATTTTTGATATAAAACTTTACTGTTCTTAGAGTTACTCTAAGAACTCATAAATGGATACAGAGGCGGACGCAGTTCTTCAGACTCTTTTTTATACCATTTAGAGTCTAAAAGACTCTTGCTTTCATAGATAAATCCTTAGATCGCTCCGCTAACTCTAAGGATAGTATTACTCATTTTCTTTTGTCCTAGTACTTAAATAATCTCTCTTGACTCCCTTACCTTTTATAAATGAACATAAATCAAAACGTACAGATTAAACTTAAAAAGAGCCATTTGTACGTATTTCTAGTGCGGTTTTACGAGTTGAACGCTTTTAAAATTGCAAGTTGCTACTTTTGAAATGTGTCCTTTAAACAAAATTGTGTCAAAGGCCATGAGGAAAAGTTTATTTGGTTGTGATATTAAAGATGAGTCATTTTAATGGCTCATTTTTTTATGCCTTTTTTACTCAAAAAGAAAAAGCTTGTAAAGTTGAAATCCATTAAGAATCCATCCTTTACAAGCCTTTATTTATAAGAAAGTATTTTTCTAAAAAGTCACTTCAAAAGTATCTCCATCCTCTGGAATATACACCTTATCTAAAAGGCCTTCTTTTTCCAATCGAGCTTTAAGCTTTGCTCTTGTGGTAGGACAGTGATTTACGGCTTCCATATGATTACAGATCACTTTCTTAGGTGAGTTTTGGATAAACTTCACAATCTCATCTGGCGTCATTAAAAGAGGTTTGAAAAGATCTAACTGAGCCGTTCCACAAGCTGCCACTGTAATATCGGGCTGAAACTCTCTTAAAGCCTTATCCACATCTGGCGTATAAACAGTATCTGCACTGATGTAAATTGATGGCTGATCAGGAAGTTCTATAAAATAGCCCATCACATTTCCCATTGGCTTTGCCACAAAACCATAACCGTGCGTAGCTGGAATACCCATAATTGAACCACCTAAGAAATCCGCAGTTTCCCAATACTTGATCACTTGAGAAACAGCCAAACCTTTCTTCCTAAAATGTTTCTCATCTTTTTCAGAACAGATCACAGGAATATTCTTTCGGATGAGCCATTCTTCTGCTGCCTTATCAATATGATCTGGATGCTGATGCGTAATCAAACAGTGTGTCACCCGCTCCAAAACGGGAAAGCAGTTTTCAGGAAGCGGTACTATTGGATTTTTCTGAGCCTTAAATCTGAATAAAGTAAAAGTAGGCTGAGTCCCCTTATCTCCAAGCATAGGATCTACCAAAATAACTTTATCTCCCGCTTCTATAACGAGCGTTGCATTTCTGAAGTGTTGGAATTTCATAGTCGATGAATGATTTATGTATTTCTACAAAACTAGATCAGCGGTATTCCTTTCCCATTGATTTGAATCAAGAAATACATTTTCTAAATGCCATAACAAGTTCTACATCGGATTGGTTGATGAACTTATTTAGACTAACTTCCAATGTTATTTTTAAGCATTTAATCTTCATTTTTTAGAACATGAAAACTCATATTGCTATTCTCAGAGGAATTAATGTTGGTGGAAAAAGAAAAATATTGATGGCTGACTTAAAGCTCCTCTTCCAAGACTTAGGATTTGCAGACATCGAGACTTATATCCAAAGTGGGAATGTCGTTTTTAAAGCCCCAACATCAGACAAATTAGAACATCTAATAAAGAAAGCTATTCAAGAAAAATACGGCTTTGAAGTTCCTACCATTGTTCGTAGTCTGAATGAATGGGAAAAAAGCATTTCAACAAATCCATTTTTATCTTCAGAAAATGAAGGTATCGAGCGTATGCATCTTACTTTCTTGAAAGAAACTCCAAAACAAGAAAATATCGAACTAGCTGAAGCTTTTGAAAGAGGGAATGACCAACTCAGTATTGTTGGTAAAGATGTTTTCTTACTTCTCGAAGGCAAATACAGTCAGAGCAAGTTGAGCAATCAGTTCTTTGAAAAGAAGCTAAAAGTAGAAGCCACTACTCGTAATTGGAAGACCGTTAAAAAACTATTAGAAATTGCCTCAAAAAATTAAGTTTTCCAGCGTCAAACTTGTTATAGCTTTATGTAATATTGCGCGCTCAAATTTTGAGGTACATCTATGAACATAAAAAGAAGACTCCCTGCAGAGTGGGAAGCCCAAGATGCGGTACAGCTCACACTCCCTCATGCAGATACAGACTGGGCTGATGATATGGAAAATGTCAAAGCCTGTTTTCAGAAAATAGCTTACGAAATCAGTTCAAGACAAAAACTGATTGCGGTTTGTACAGATTTAGATGAAGCGAAAGAATGGCTTAAAGAATGCCCACAAGAAAATATTATCTATCAGCACATTCCGTCAAATGATAGTTGGGCTAGAGATCATGGAGCTATTACTATTCAAGAAAATGGAGAACTTAAACTCCTAGATTTCACATTTAATGGCTGGGGACTCAAGTTTGCTTCCGATAAAGACAACCAAATTAGTCAACAGCTTTTGGATAATGGAGTTTTCAATGTCCCGATGCACACTACAGGATTTGTATTGGAAGGTGGAGGAATAGAATCTGACGGAGAAGACACCCTAATGACCACAGCCCACTGTATTTATTCCTACAATAGAAATGCTGGAAAAACAGAAGAAGAAATTCTTTCTATGATGAAAGAATACTTTGGCTCTGAGCAAATATTAGTTTTAGAAAACGGTTATTTGGCAGGAGACGACACAGACTCTCACATAGACACCTTAGCCCGTTTCTGCCCCAATAACACCATAGCCTATGTACAATGTACTGACGAAACAGATGAACATTTTGAGGCATTACAAAAAATGGAAGCTGAACTGAAAACATTCAAAAACTTGAATGGAGAAGCTTACCGATTGGTTGCTTTGCCTATGGCTCCTAAAAGATTTAAACCTGAAGAAGGCTACCGATTACCTTCTACCTATGCCAATTTCCTTATTATAAATGGAGCTGTACTCTTGCCTGTTTATGGAGATGAGGAACTTGACCAAAAAGCAATAACTGCTTTGGAAGATTGTTTTCCTGAACATGAAATTGTGGCGATCAACTGCGAAGCACTTATCAGACAGCACGGATCATTGCACTGTGTAAGTATGCAGTATTTTAAGGGAGTTGTAAAATAGAATATTGGAAGTGTTAGGAAGCCTAAAACAAAAAAAACAGACCGCCGATGTCTGTTTCAAATTGTTGCGAAAAAAGAAGGGTCGGAAGAAAAAGAAAAACTCCTTTTAAAAGACAAGTTTAGGTTTCCTATCACATGTCGACCTTCCACTGTTAACATCCGTATGGATGACCTTTTGCAAGGTTGAGGCCTGCTCTTCAAACGATAGTACGCCTTATTTTATTTAGTGTTGAATTTTTCAAATACGTGTCCAACCGACCCATTACAAATGTAGAAAAAACTCTTGAACTACAAAAAACATTAACAATAAAGTCAAAATTGGATTTGCGTTATTTTTAGTTGAAATTGGCACTTAGAAATAGATTTCTGGTTAAAACTTACTTCTAAAGTGATTCAAATCTTTCGAAAAGAATTAAGTACATATTTTAGCTCTTTGATCGCCTATGTGGTTATGGTCGTATTTTTAGTGACTATGGGCTTATTTTGTTGGGTATTTCCTCAAACAAGTATTCTAGGGTCTGCTTATGCCAATCTTGACCCGCTGTTTTCTATTTCTCCTTATATTTTCATGTTTCTTATTCCTGCCATCACCATGCGCTCATTTGCAGAAGAGAAAAAAGCAGGAACTATGGAGTTACTTTTCACTCGTCCGTTGGCAGATTTCCATATCATTTTAGGAAAATATTGGGCTGCGCTTATCCTTGTACTTTTTGCCTTACTTCCTACACTGATCTACTACTACACAGTTTATCAATTAGGGATGCCACAAGGAAATTTAGACACGGCAGCCATCATCGGCTCTTACATCGGACTTGTTTTTCTATCTGCAACTTTTACAGCTATCGGAATATTCTCGTCAGCAATTACCAACAATCAAATCATCGCCTTTCTTTTGGCTGTATTTGCTTGTTTTGCCATTTATGACGGGATTTCTTCTTTAGCATCTATCAATATATGGTCTGGCTACTCCTACACAATCAGCCAATGGGGTATCGACCACCATTACCAATCAGTCAGTAAAGGACTGATTGATTCACGTAACATCCTATATTTCTTGAGTGTAATCACAGTGATGCTTTCACTTACTGCCCTTACACTTGGTAGTAGAAAATGGGAAAAATAGAAGAAGAAACTTTAGACTAACAAGAAGATAAACGGAATCAGAATGTTTGAAATAAAGTCAGAGATAAATCGACTTAACGAAGAGATAGCGAAGCTTGAACTAGGAAACCGTCCTGCCGAGCTTTATGATCCGCTTTACTATATTCTCTCTTTAGGAGGGAAAAGACTAAGACCTTTGGTAGCATTATTGGGCTGCTATGCCTTTGATGATGATTATAAAAAGGCTACCATGCCTGCTTTGGCTGTAGAAATTTTCCATAATTTCAGTCTGATTCATGATGATATTATGGACAATGCTCCTCTTCGTAGAGGAAAAGCTACAGTACACGAAAAATGGAATCCGAATATTGCGATCCTTTCGGGAGATGTAATGCTTGTAAGAGCTTACGATTTACTCCTAGAAAGCCCTTCTGACAAACTGAAGGAAATTATCAAACTTTTCAATACTTGTGCAGCCGAAGTTTGTGAAGGTCAACAACTCGACATGAACTTTGAAGATAGAGAAACTGTCTCTGAAGCTGAATACATTGAGATGATTAAGCTTAAAACAGCTGTTCTAGTAGGTTTTGCTTTCGAACTTGGCGCATTGATCGGGAATGCTACAGAACAAGAAGCTAAAACATTAAGAGATTTTGGTGTAAACCTTGGTATTGGTTTCCAGCTTCAAGATGATCTTTTAGATGTTTTTGGAGAGCAAGCAAAAGTAGGAAAGCAGATTGGTGGAGATATTCTTGAAAACAAGAAAACGTATATGCTCCTAAAAGCGATCGAACTTGCCGAAGGAAAAGACAAAGAGGATTTACAGTTTTGGCTTGAGCAAAAAGAATATGACAAGGATGAAAAGGTAAAAGCTGTAACTGCTATTTATGAAAACCTTGGTATTCGTCAGCTTGCTGGTCAAAAAATGGAAGAATATTACCAATTGGCATTCCAAAAGTTAGATGAATTAAACCTTCCATCAGAAAAGCGTGAACTCATCATTTCTTTTGCAAATTGGCTCATAAAAAGGGATAAATAGAATTCAAAAAGTTCTAAAAATACAAAAGCCCTTCATTATATATCAATATAATTGGAGGGCTTTTCTGTACCTAAAAATCGGTAACTTAGAATTGATTTCTATAAGTGGTATTAGAAACTTTGTTATCTGCATTCTTTTCTACAGTGTTTTTTGAGTAAGTAGGGCACGTTCTATATGTTGTACGACAAGCCCCAAAAAACAATAAGCAAAGTAAACCTACTAACAATTTTAATTTCATTTCTTTATAGTTTTTTCTGTAGAAAACTTTAAAAATGTCAATTTTCCTAAATTAAGGAATTGTATTTATATTTTACGTTAAATGTTGGATTAATTTACCAATAAGTTGCACCCTCTAATATCTGAATTATCGAATCTACCCAAAACTTTAAAGCTCTTAATTCCAACTGGTTGACCAATATCTTGCGTCTCAATAAAAGAACAACTATCTACGTTTGCTAGGTCGATTACATTAATTCCACCACTTCTCATCTTCGTATTTCCATCCCAAAAGCTGAAGGGGTCATTGATTTCTCTAAATCTAATACGCATCCAAGGAGGCAGGTCAAACACTTCATTACCTTTCGAATAGGCCTGAGAAAGTAATTCAGTCATGCCATATTCAGAGTGAACATTACGTAAGTCCCAAGCATTTTGTAAAACTTCATGAACTTCAGATCGAAGCATTTCCTTTCTTCGACCTTTCATTCCTCCAGTTTCCATCACAATTACTCGATCATCAAGACTGATTTTCATTTCTTCAGCCAAATCCAATAAAGCAAAAGTTACTCCAATCAAGAGGATTTTCTTATTACTATTTGAAAGTAAGTATTCTAATCGTTGTTGTAATTCTTTTACATTATCTAGATAAAAGCCCGAGTACTCTCCCGAATAAGGAAGAAAATGCTCTACCATATAAACTAGCGAAGAGTTGCCTCTTTCTAAATATGAAGGTAAAAGAGCTAAAATCTCAAAATCCTTCAAATCTCCATAAAAAGATTCAAAAATATATTTCGATGCTTTCTGATAAAATACAGGATCAGAAACCAAATGCTTACTTGTTATACTCCCTGTTGTTCCACTACTCCTAAAAATGACTTGAGTGGGTTCAACTGTAGAAACTACTTCCTGACTTTTGAAAAATCGGATAGGCAAAAAAGGTATCTCAGAAATAGATTGAACGCTCAAAGGATCAACTTTAAGATATTTCAGATAATCACTATAAACCTTATTATGTTCTGCTTGAAATTTAAAAACTTCTAAGGCACAGCTCTCAAATTCTTCCTCTGTTGAAATGCTAAAAATATATTCCTTTATACGCTCTTGAAATCTCATACACTCTCCATTTTTCGAGTTGCAGTTTTGTACGATTAGGCATAAAGAATTCAAAATTGTGATCTTACATGAATCCAATACAGCTTTTTGTACTTTAACTGTACTCCCTTCA
Above is a window of Sediminitomix flava DNA encoding:
- a CDS encoding aldo/keto reductase, which produces MHTIKLNNGLEIPVLGLGTWQSKEDAVQKAVVHALQNGYTHIDTAAVYENEKEVGDGIIESGVAREDIFLTSKVWNDVSTYEGTLKAFEDSIQKLQTSYLDLYLIHWPGPYARFKEVYRAMEELYEQGKVKAIGVSNFNVHHLNELMKDCKVTPVVNQVECHVKYQNQFLNEFCNSHNITLQAYAPMMSWKVGELANIDVVSKLAEKYGKTPTQIALRWLIQRDIIVLPKSVTPSRIEENIQVFDFELSDEDMAELRWVNDGTRLFIEPDNMDYGFYK
- a CDS encoding MBL fold metallo-hydrolase, which translates into the protein MKFQHFRNATLVIEAGDKVILVDPMLGDKGTQPTFTLFRFKAQKNPIVPLPENCFPVLERVTHCLITHQHPDHIDKAAEEWLIRKNIPVICSEKDEKHFRKKGLAVSQVIKYWETADFLGGSIMGIPATHGYGFVAKPMGNVMGYFIELPDQPSIYISADTVYTPDVDKALREFQPDITVAACGTAQLDLFKPLLMTPDEIVKFIQNSPKKVICNHMEAVNHCPTTRAKLKARLEKEGLLDKVYIPEDGDTFEVTF
- a CDS encoding DUF1697 domain-containing protein, with translation MKTHIAILRGINVGGKRKILMADLKLLFQDLGFADIETYIQSGNVVFKAPTSDKLEHLIKKAIQEKYGFEVPTIVRSLNEWEKSISTNPFLSSENEGIERMHLTFLKETPKQENIELAEAFERGNDQLSIVGKDVFLLLEGKYSQSKLSNQFFEKKLKVEATTRNWKTVKKLLEIASKN
- a CDS encoding agmatine deiminase family protein, which translates into the protein MNIKRRLPAEWEAQDAVQLTLPHADTDWADDMENVKACFQKIAYEISSRQKLIAVCTDLDEAKEWLKECPQENIIYQHIPSNDSWARDHGAITIQENGELKLLDFTFNGWGLKFASDKDNQISQQLLDNGVFNVPMHTTGFVLEGGGIESDGEDTLMTTAHCIYSYNRNAGKTEEEILSMMKEYFGSEQILVLENGYLAGDDTDSHIDTLARFCPNNTIAYVQCTDETDEHFEALQKMEAELKTFKNLNGEAYRLVALPMAPKRFKPEEGYRLPSTYANFLIINGAVLLPVYGDEELDQKAITALEDCFPEHEIVAINCEALIRQHGSLHCVSMQYFKGVVK
- the gldF gene encoding gliding motility-associated ABC transporter permease subunit GldF; the protein is MIQIFRKELSTYFSSLIAYVVMVVFLVTMGLFCWVFPQTSILGSAYANLDPLFSISPYIFMFLIPAITMRSFAEEKKAGTMELLFTRPLADFHIILGKYWAALILVLFALLPTLIYYYTVYQLGMPQGNLDTAAIIGSYIGLVFLSATFTAIGIFSSAITNNQIIAFLLAVFACFAIYDGISSLASINIWSGYSYTISQWGIDHHYQSVSKGLIDSRNILYFLSVITVMLSLTALTLGSRKWEK
- a CDS encoding polyprenyl synthetase family protein; this encodes MFEIKSEINRLNEEIAKLELGNRPAELYDPLYYILSLGGKRLRPLVALLGCYAFDDDYKKATMPALAVEIFHNFSLIHDDIMDNAPLRRGKATVHEKWNPNIAILSGDVMLVRAYDLLLESPSDKLKEIIKLFNTCAAEVCEGQQLDMNFEDRETVSEAEYIEMIKLKTAVLVGFAFELGALIGNATEQEAKTLRDFGVNLGIGFQLQDDLLDVFGEQAKVGKQIGGDILENKKTYMLLKAIELAEGKDKEDLQFWLEQKEYDKDEKVKAVTAIYENLGIRQLAGQKMEEYYQLAFQKLDELNLPSEKRELIISFANWLIKRDK
- a CDS encoding LuxE/PaaK family acyltransferase; the protein is MRFQERIKEYIFSISTEEEFESCALEVFKFQAEHNKVYSDYLKYLKVDPLSVQSISEIPFLPIRFFKSQEVVSTVEPTQVIFRSSGTTGSITSKHLVSDPVFYQKASKYIFESFYGDLKDFEILALLPSYLERGNSSLVYMVEHFLPYSGEYSGFYLDNVKELQQRLEYLLSNSNKKILLIGVTFALLDLAEEMKISLDDRVIVMETGGMKGRRKEMLRSEVHEVLQNAWDLRNVHSEYGMTELLSQAYSKGNEVFDLPPWMRIRFREINDPFSFWDGNTKMRSGGINVIDLANVDSCSFIETQDIGQPVGIKSFKVLGRFDNSDIRGCNLLVN